From the genome of Mixophyes fleayi isolate aMixFle1 chromosome 2, aMixFle1.hap1, whole genome shotgun sequence, one region includes:
- the LOC142138787 gene encoding embryonic protein UVS.2-like produces MTRQEGDIVIKTGRSATKCLKCLWPKSEDGTVPVPYTLSPDYNDNQVKVFTNAMQDYETLTCVRFIPRTTEAAFLNIVSSEGCESLVGRTGGGQKVGVQTGGCVIRGVIQHELNHALGFYHEHMRSDRDNYVDIMYQYISPMWWPDFKLTDTNNLGLEYDYGSVMHYGRYTFSNTSHQPSIVSKPDPNVPMGQKNGFSSLDVSKINQLYQCNVCAHLLKNNDGILKSANYPSAYPNDASCVWLIRTTTEQITLDFNGFDVEYSPDCASDYIKIYDGPSRTSPVLLDKTCGTGPIARIVASTNQMLIEFVSDSSVTGVGFKATYSSV; encoded by the exons ATGACAAGACAGGAAGGAGACATTGTTATAAAAACTGGGCGCAGCGCTACCAAGTGTTTAAAATGCCTGTGGCCTAAATCTGAAGATGGGACTGTCCCTGTTCCATACACCTTATCCCCTGATTACA ATGACAATCAAGTGAAGGTGTTTACAAATGCTATGCAGGATTATGAGACATTGACTTGTGTGAGGTTTATACCTCGGACAACAGAGGCGGCTTTCCTCAACATTGTCTCTTCAGAGGG CTGTGAGTCATTGGTCGGACGAACAGGTGGAGGTCAGAAGGTTGGAGTACAGACTGGTGGTTGTGTGATTAGAGGGGTTATAcaacatgaactaaatcatgccCTGGGATTTTACCATGAACATATGAGGAGTGACCGCGACAACTATGTCGACATCATGTACCAGTACATCTCACCAA TGTGGTGGCCTGATTTCAAGTTAACAGACACTAATAACCTGGGTCTGGAGTATGACTATGGCTCAGTGATGCATTATGGAAG GTATACATTTTCTAACACTTCACACCAACCTAGCATTGTATCCAAGCCAGACCCCAACGTGCCTATGGGACAAAAGAATGGATTTAGTAGCTTGGACGTTTCCAAAATTAACCAGCTTTATCAGTGCA ATGTTTGTGCTCATTTACTTAAGAACAACGATGGAATATTGAAATCAGCCAACTATCCCTCAGCCTATCCCAATGATGCCAGCTGTGTTTGGTTGATCAGAACAACCACTGAACAG atcacCCTGGATTTTAATGGCTTTGATGTCGAATACTCACCTGATTGTGCATCTGACTACATCAAGATTTATGATGGTCCCAGTAGGACATCTCCTGTGTTGCTGGACAAAACATGTGGGACAGGACCGATCGCTCGCATAGTTGCTTCCACTAATCAGATGCTGATTGAGTTTGTCAGTGACAGCAGTGTTACTGGGGTCGGCTTCAAAGCTACATATAGCTCAG TATAA